Genomic DNA from Alphaproteobacteria bacterium RIFCSPHIGHO2_01_FULL_41_14:
CCACGAAGTTCTACCCGTTTTCCTTTTTCAAGGGCATGGGAAATCTCTTCGAAAATTACCGCTACGATTTTCTCGATTTCCCGCGGAGAAGAATGTGGCATTCTTTCTGTTAGTCTCACTGCAAGTTCTGATCTAGTCATGCTATACTCCCTTTTCTGCTTGTTATGATTTTCTCATAATGATCTTGTTTTTTTTGTATGTCAACAAATTGGATTTTTTTATTGAATTATTTATTAAGTTCTTACTACATCTTAGAAACAGGCATAATACCTAAAAGATTCAATATTGTATTAAGCGTTTTTGACACTTGCTCACACAAGAATAATCGCGTTTCTTTTTTGGTCTTATCTTCCTCGTGCAAAATGGGGCAAGCTTGGTAAAAACGGCTGAAAGTTTGAGCCAACTCAAAAGCATAATCACAGAGAATATGAGGAGATAAGTTTTTATACGCCCGATCAATGACCTCTTCGGCTTGCAGGGTTTTTAACAAGGTGTCTCGCTCTTGAGATAAAAGAACCTCTCCTTTAAGGCTCGGCGTTTTAATATCTGATTTTTCCAAAATAGACATAACGCGCACCAACGCATAAAGAAGATAAGGGCCTGTTTTCCCTTCAAAACTCATAAATTTTTTTAAATCAAATTGGTAGTTCTGAACAGGATTATGCTGTAAATCTGCAAATTTAAGGGCGGCAATACCTATTTTTTCTGCAATTTCTTCCCGTTCATCTTCTGAAAAATTATCCTTCTCGCTCGTTTCAGACATTTTTCTGAGGGCTTCTTCTTTAAGACTGTCTATCAAATCTTCCAACCGCATCGTCCCCCCTAAACGGGTTTTGAAAGGTTTATTGTCAGCACCATTCATCGTACCGAACCCAATAAAATCTGTTTTGACAGTATATCCTAATTTTTTGGCAGCACGGAAAACCTGTTCGAAATGAAGGCTTTGCCGACCATCCACCACATAAATAATGTGATCGGCTTTAAATGTGTGGACGCGCTCATCCAAAGTTGCCAAGTCAGTGGTTGAGTACAAAAATCCCCCGTCTGATTTCTTTAAAATGAGGGGTGGCATTTCTTTTTTATCCTCTTCTTCCACCAGGGAGATAACCAGAGCACCTTGGCTTTCTTGGACAACCCCCTTCCTTTCAAAAGATTGTATTAACTCTGGGATTCTTTGTTGATACCGACTTTCTCCAAACCATTGGTCAAAGGAAACTCCTAATCGACCAAAGTTTTTCTTCATATCTTCCATAGAAATGGTCACAAAGTGCTGCCATAGCGCTCTGTATCCAGGACGGCCCTGTTGCAATTCGTAAGTCGCCTCTCGCGCCTCAGCTGCTAAAGACTCATTAGCCGCGCAAGCAGCCGAAATCTCAGGGTAAATTTCTTGAAGACCCTCTAAGGAGACCGGAGATTTTTCAGGATAAGGCCCCTGAAACGAAGAGTCAAAGTAGGGTAAGTCAGGGTGTTTATGCTTTAAGGCAATGATAAGCATTCCCATCTGCGTACCCCAATCCCCCAAATGAATGTCAGCAATAACGGGATGGCCTTTATAGCGATAAAGACGCTTCAAACACTCCCCAATAATACCGGACCTTAAATGCCCCACATGCAGAGGCTTGGCTACATTCGGACCTCCATAATCAAAAATTACCGTTTCCAAAGGAACCTTTGGAATCTTAGAAGATCTTTTAAGAGCGTTCCTTAAAAATTGATCTGATAACTTAAAATTTAAAAACCCAGGCCCTGCCACAAATATTTTGACATCCGGCAAGGCACCTGAGAGGTGTTTTTGAAGATCGATAGCGATTTCTTGAGGATTTTGACCAATCTTTTTCCCAATAGATAAGGCCGCGTTACACTGATAATCAGATAAATCAGGTCTGTCGGAAGCTTTCACAGTTGCTGCAGCTCGTTGGTCTTGAAACCCCAAAGCTTGAAAAGCGGAATAGACTTTTTGTGTTAATTGCGTTTCTATTGAAACCATTGCTTATCAATCATCAGCGGATAGACCAGAAATTCTCTATCTCTCATCCCCTAGATTATTAATCTGATTATCGAGAATAAAACTCGATAACCAAATTAGGCTCCATTTGAACGGGGTACGGAACATCTGCAAGGGTAGGAACTCGAAGGAACTTTCCTTTCATCCCCTTGGAGTCTGATTCGATATAAGTTGGAACTTCTCGTTCTCCCGCTTTAAGGGATTCAAGAACCATCGGAATCTCACGAGACTTTTCTTTAAGCTCAACCACATCCCCCTCTTGTACATGATAGGAAGGGATATTAATACGGCGACCATTTACACGAATATGGCCATGACTCACAAACTGACGAGCCGCAAACACCGTTGGGACAAACCCCAGACGATACACAACAGCATCCAAACGACGCTCTAGCAATCCAATTAAGTTCTCGCCTGTATCTCCTCGCGCAGAAGCTGCCTTTTCGAAAAGACGGCG
This window encodes:
- a CDS encoding integration host factor subunit beta; translation: MTRSELAVRLTERMPHSSPREIEKIVAVIFEEISHALEKGKRVELRGFGAFSVKKRKERVGIDPRDGSSIHVDSRHVPSFRPGKPLLQNLNNL
- a CDS encoding arginine--tRNA ligase, which encodes MVSIETQLTQKVYSAFQALGFQDQRAAATVKASDRPDLSDYQCNAALSIGKKIGQNPQEIAIDLQKHLSGALPDVKIFVAGPGFLNFKLSDQFLRNALKRSSKIPKVPLETVIFDYGGPNVAKPLHVGHLRSGIIGECLKRLYRYKGHPVIADIHLGDWGTQMGMLIIALKHKHPDLPYFDSSFQGPYPEKSPVSLEGLQEIYPEISAACAANESLAAEAREATYELQQGRPGYRALWQHFVTISMEDMKKNFGRLGVSFDQWFGESRYQQRIPELIQSFERKGVVQESQGALVISLVEEEDKKEMPPLILKKSDGGFLYSTTDLATLDERVHTFKADHIIYVVDGRQSLHFEQVFRAAKKLGYTVKTDFIGFGTMNGADNKPFKTRLGGTMRLEDLIDSLKEEALRKMSETSEKDNFSEDEREEIAEKIGIAALKFADLQHNPVQNYQFDLKKFMSFEGKTGPYLLYALVRVMSILEKSDIKTPSLKGEVLLSQERDTLLKTLQAEEVIDRAYKNLSPHILCDYAFELAQTFSRFYQACPILHEEDKTKKETRLFLCEQVSKTLNTILNLLGIMPVSKM
- a CDS encoding 30S ribosomal protein S4 encodes the protein MSKRLETKYKINRRLGLNLWGRPKSPVNVRTYGPGQHGQMGRKKKPTDYGVQLTAKQKLKGYYGNIGEKQFRRLFEKAASARGDTGENLIGLLERRLDAVVYRLGFVPTVFAARQFVSHGHIRVNGRRINIPSYHVQEGDVVELKEKSREIPMVLESLKAGEREVPTYIESDSKGMKGKFLRVPTLADVPYPVQMEPNLVIEFYSR